From the genome of Papaver somniferum cultivar HN1 chromosome 2, ASM357369v1, whole genome shotgun sequence, one region includes:
- the LOC113354422 gene encoding peroxidase 27-like, with product MSTVLKFLSILVLVLVVLDSTNGQGLKLGFYKKICPDAESIVRKTTSSFVSQNPTLAAALLRMHFHDCFVKGCDGSVLINSTSSNQAEKSAPPNLSLRGFGVIDAIKAALEQKCPGVVSCADILSLAARDSVAAIKGPYWKVTTGRRDGRVSTTLNALTNLPPGSADISSLKATFASKGLNSKDLAVLSGAHTIGVSFCSSFTNRLYNFTGKGDSDPTLDSEYVPRLKSKCKPNDAVQTAEMDPGSFKTFDSSYYSLVIKRRGLFQSDSALLNDAVTKAYVKRQATKRGSPTFFKDFAKSMEKMNAIEVLTGKAGEIRKHCAFIN from the exons ATGTCTACTGTTCTAAAGTTTCTCTCAATTTTAGTTCTTGTTCTTGTTGTTTTAGATTCAACTAATGGTCAGGGTCTAAAACTAGGATTCTACAAAAAGATATGTCCTGATGCAGAATCAATAGTTCGTAAGACGACTTCTTCATTCGTTTCTCAAAATCCTACTCTTGCTGCTGCATTATTGAGGATGCATTTCCATGATTGCTTTGTCAAG GGCTGTGATGGTTCAGTTCTAATCAATTCTACAAGCAGCAACCAAGCCGAGAAATCTGCACCTCCTAATCTATCCCTCAGAGGGTTTGGTGTAATTGATGCTATTAAGGCTGCATTGGAACAAAAGTGCCCCGGAGTTGTTTCATGTGCAGACATTCTATCATTGGCAGCTAGAGATTCAGTAGCCGCG ATCAAGGGACCATACTGGAAGGTAACTACAGGTAGAAGAGACGGACGAGTATCGACCACTTTAAATGCTTTAACTAATCTACCACCAGGAAGCGCCGACATCAGCTCATTGAAGGCTACATTTGCATCAAAGGGTTTGAATTCAAAAGACCTTGCAGTCCTATCAG GTGCACACACCATTGGTGTTTCCTTTTGCTCAAGTTTTACAAACAGACTGTACAATTTCACCGGTAAAGGAGATTCAGACCCAACATTGGACAGCGAGTATGTTCCGAGATTAAAGAGCAAATGCAAGCCAAACGATGCAGTTCAGACAGCTGAGATGGATCCAGGGAGTTTCAAAACATTCGACTCAAGTTACTATTCGCTTGTTATTAAGAGAAGGGGATTGTTTCAATCTGACTCCGCTCTACTTAATGACGCGGTAACTAAGGCTTATGTCAAAAGACAAGCAACAAAAAGAGGATCACCAACTTTCTTCAAGGATTTTGCTAAATCTATGGAGAAAATGAATGCTATTGAAGTTCTCACTGGTAAAGCTGGTGAAATCAGAAAGCATTGTGCCTTTATCAACTAG